A stretch of the Hydra vulgaris chromosome 09, alternate assembly HydraT2T_AEP genome encodes the following:
- the LOC136085280 gene encoding uncharacterized protein LOC136085280 has product MAQHQQRTDSQAVLNSNGAKRHNDSESDNDEDFIHCRKRARLVMTPGSSILPHQSTNTQKTPKTPRTARVVSQWPKDHPENVQIVTEITKWIIREQLSFKIVDSEGFRTILSLTTKGKYNPISSTSLSRLRIPKLYQFVQDHISKVVNDERPYLDGAAFTTDIWTTQYNNLSFQSLTLHFINNRFELKRLLVKLDYFGEKHTGEIILEKLDSLIKGLKLEHKTHTWATTDGGTNVLKAMRLGKASQLPSINDNLWCADHQIHLIVTDALKAVPAWKELSSKLSKLVNHFNHSPKNSSILRKIALDFKQSRTKLVQNVSTRWNSDLKMLQSIIDLEGCIAKMVETSTVIEGFLPSLDEILIMKGVLNCLEPLEKMSRALSSDKEPTMNLVFMQLVNVRRKLVFFGNHSTLTCVSEISEKLVEGLDARFPNSGIETPEYVMCHFLDPRYKGSVINFAGPEKYELIKVTAVQAIIDMKKRDGSKSPTSNEISSPTLLESEEDEQEDVWEQANKKLYGKQQKRQNSKDDSFKEAQNEVTLYVEEGCVHKDSNILQCWNNQQNKFPYLTRLARKMLCIPASSSTSERVFSIAGNILTERRTCLSIDNIEMLVFMKENMKEMNNITWPGFEENENE; this is encoded by the exons ATGGCTCAACATCAG CAAAGAACTGATTCTCAAGCAGTGTTAAATTCCAATGGAGCAAAGAGACACAATGATAGTGAAAGTGATAATGATGAAGACTTCATTCATTGTCGTAAACGTGCTCGTTTAGTAATGACTCCTGGATCATCAATATTACCTCATCAATCAACAAATACTCAGAAAACTCCAAAAACACCAAGAACAGCTCGTGTTGTAAGTCAATGGCCCAAAGACCATCCTGAAAATGTGCAAATAGTTACAGAAATAACTAAGTGGATCATAAGGGAACAGTTGTCATTTAAGATAGTTGATAGTGAAGGATTTCGGACAATATTGTCACTGACAACAAAGGGAAAGTATAACCCTATCTCATCAACTTCCTTGTCCCGTTTAAGAATTCcaaaattatatcaatttgTTCAGGACCACATCTCAAAAGTTGTGAATGATGAAAGGCCCTATCTTGATGGTGCTGCTTTTACAACAGACATCTGGACTACTCAGTATAATAATCTTTCATTCCAATCTTTAACTCTTCATTTTATCAATAACCGGTTTGAGCTTAAACGTCTTCTTGTCAAACTTGATTATTTCGGAGAAAAACACACGGGTGAAATAATCTTGGAAAAACTTGACTCATTGATCAAAGGATTGAAATTGGAACATAAAACCCACACATGGGCAACAACAGATGGAGGTACTAATGTTTTGAAAGCTATGCGCCTCGGCAAAGCTAGCCAATTACCATCGATAAATGACAACTTGTGGTGTGCTGATCATCAGATTCATTTGATTGTCACTGATGCTTTAAAAGCTGTTCCTGCCTGGAAAGAACTTTCTTCTAAACTATCTAAATTGGTTAACCACTTCAATCATTCTCCCAAAAATTCCAGTATCTTGAGGAAAATAGCTCTTGATTTTAAGCAGTCACGAACTAAACTGGTACAGAATGTTTCAACAAGATGGAATTCAGATCTGAAGATGTTGCAGTCAATTATTGATCTTGAAGGTTGCATTGCTAAAATGGTTGAAACATCTACAGTCATTGAAGGTTTCTTGCCAAGCCTGGATGAAATTCTTATCATGAAGGGTGTTTTGAACTGTCTTGAACCTCTTGAAAAAATGTCTAGAGCACTTAGTTCTGACAAAGAACCAACTATGAACTTGGTGTTTATGCAACTAGTCAATGTTAGGAGAAAGTTAGTATTCTTTGGTAACCACAGTACTCTTACTTGTGTCAGTGAGATTTCAGAGAAGCTTGTTGAAGGATTAGATGCCCGATTTCCAAATTCTGGTATTGAAACACCAGAATATGTAATGTGTCATTTTCTTGATCCTCGTTATAAGGGCTCTGTTATCAATTTTGCAGGTCCTGAGAAGTATGAATTGATTAAGGTAACTGCTGTCCAAGCCATAATTGATATGAAAAAGCGAGATGGTTCAAAAAGTCCTACTAGTAATGAAATCTCCTCACCAACACTACTGGAGTCTGAAGAAGATGAACAGGAAGATGTTTGGGAACaggcaaataaaaaactttatggGAAACagcaaaaaagacaaaattctAAAGATGACTCTTTTAAGGAGGCACAAAATGAAGTAACGTTATATGTTGAAGAAGGCTGTGTACACAAAGATTCAAATATCCTTCAATGTTGGAATAACCAGCAAAATAAATTTCCATATCTAACCAGACTAGCCAGGAAGATGTTGTGCATCCCAGCATCATCTTCTACATCAGAAAGAGTGTTTTCAATAGCTGGAAATATATTGACAGAACGAAGAACTTGCCTTAGCATTGACAACATTGAAATGCTTGTTTTCATGAAAGAGAACATGAAAGAAATGAACAATATCACATGGCCTGGATTTGAAGAGAATGAGAATGAATAA